The Anomalospiza imberbis isolate Cuckoo-Finch-1a 21T00152 chromosome 7, ASM3175350v1, whole genome shotgun sequence genome has a window encoding:
- the OSBPL11 gene encoding oxysterol-binding protein-related protein 11 isoform X1: MCDHMENICGYLMKYTNLVTGWQYRYFVLNNDAGLLEYFVNEQSRPLKPRGTLQLAGAVISPSDEDSHTFTVNAASGEQYKLRATDAKERQHWVSRLQICTQHHTEAIGKNNPPLKSRSFSLASQGSANSPGVQRRPSQNAVSFFSVGHHRLPTGKRVPIMQPDHLVDVREMMSQAEGQQRDLIRSIECLPASGHLTSLDQDLLMLKATSMATMNCLNDCFHILQLQHASQQKGSLPAGTTISWLEPKISLANHFKNGAAQNFPAEINKPACVREEQSIAEPCQLTREPEEINPDEELEDICDDKEDDLGAVEEQRSVILHLLSQLKLGMDLTRVVLPTFILEKRSLLEMYADFMSHPDLFVAITNGSSPEERMIRFVEYYLTSFHEGRKGAIAKKPYNPIIGETFHCSWRMPKSIVAIDAGTNSSAHSPSEQETLPKDPEGQAEPDYYTVKFVAEQVSHHPPVSGFYAECVERNMCVNAHVWTKSKFLGMSIGVTMVGEGVLHLLEHGEEYTFSLPCAYARSILTVPWVELGGKVNINCAKTGYSASINFHTKPFYGGKLHRVTGEVKQNMTNTVVCRVQGEWNSVLEFTYSNGETKYVDLTKLSVTRKRVRPLEKQGPFESRRLWQHVTESLRDGDIDKATEHKRALEERQRNEERLRAETETPWCTKYFLKDGDGWVYHKPLWKTVSAAQTQQTDSN, translated from the exons TGAtcacatggaaaatatttgtgGCTACTTAATGAAATACACCAATCTTGTCACTGGCTGGCAATATCG GTATTTTGTGTTAAACAATGATGCTGGCCTGCTGGAGTACTTTGTGAATGAGCAATCTAGACCTCTAAAGCCCAGAGGTACCCTGCAGCTGGCTGGAGCTGTCATTTCACCCAGTGATGAAGACTCTCACACCTTCACGGTCAACGCTGCCAGCGGGGAGCAGTATAAACTAAGAG CTACAGATGCTAAAGAGCGGCAGCACTGGGTTAGCAGGCTCCAGATATGCACACAGCATCACACAGAAGCTATTGGAAAG AACAACCCTCCTCTGAAATCTCGCAGCTTCTCTCTTGCATCCCAAGGAAGTGCCAACTCTCCTGGTGTGCAGAGAAGACCCAGTCAAAATGCAGTTTCCTTCTTCAGTGTTGGACATCACAGATTGCCAACGGGAAAAAGAGTTCCCATTATGCAGCCAGATCACCTTGTAGATGTTAGAGAG ATGATGTCTCAGGCTGAGGGCCAGCAGAGAGACTTGATCAGGAGCATAGAATGCCTTCCTGCCTCCGGTCACCTTACATCCTTGGATCAAGACCTACTGATGCTCAAAGCAACTTCCATGGCAACCATGAACTGCTTAAATGACTGTTTCCATATTCTCCAGTTACAACATGCTTCTCAGCAAAAGGGATCCTTACCAGCAG GAACGACAATCAGTTGGTTGGAACCAAAGATCTCCCTGGCAAACCACTTCAAAAATGGAGCAGCTCAGAATTTCCCAGCAGAGATAAACAAGCCAGCATGTGTCAGAGAAGAGCAGTCCATtgcagagccctgccagctaACAAGG GAACCTGAAGAAATAAATCCAGATGAGGAGCTGGAGGATATCTGTGATGATAAAGAAGATGACCTAGGAGCAGTGGAGGAACAGCGCAGTGTTATCTTGCATCTTTTGTCTCAGCTGAAACTTGGCATGGACTTAACAAGA gtGGTTCTTCCCACTTTCATTCTGGAGAAGCGGTCGTTGCTGGAGATGTACGCGGACTTCATGTCCCACCCCGATCTCTTCGTCGCCATCACGAACGGCAGCAGCCCCGAGGAGAGGATGATCCGCTTTGTGGAGTATTACCTCACCTCCTTCCACGAGGGCCGCAAGGGAGCCATTGCCAAGAAGCCCTACAACCCCATCATCGGGGAGACCTTCCACTGCTCCTGGAGGATGCCCAAGAGCATCGTGGCCATCGATGCTGGCACCAACTCCTCTGCTCACTCCCCCTCGGAGCAAGAAACTCTGCCTAAAGATCCGGAAGGGCAAGCGGAGCCGGACTATTACACAGTGAAATTCGTAGCTGAGCAAGTGTCCCATCATCCCCCTGTCTCGGGGTTTTATGCTGAGTGTGTAGAGAGGAACATGTGTGTCAACGCCCACGTCTGGACAAAAAGTAAATTCCTAGGAATGTCAATAGGAGTGACGATGGTTGGCGAGG GTGTCTTACACCTCTTGGAACATGGGGAAGAATACACTTTCTCTCTGCCCTGTGCATATGCCCGCTCAATTTTAACTGTTCCTTGGGTAGAGCTGGGAGGAAAAGTCAACATTAACTGTGCAAAAACTGGGTATTCTGCAAGTATTAACTTTCATACCAAGCCCTTCTACGGTGGCAAGTTGCATAG AGTCACAGGTGAAGTGAAGCAGAACATGACGAACACGGTGGTGTGCAGAGTGCAGGGGGAGTGGAACAGTGTGCTTGAGTTCACCTACAGCAATGGGGAGACCAAATATGTGGACTTGACAAAGCTCTCTGTGACAAGAAAACGAGTCCGGCCCCTGGAGAAGCAAGGCCCCTTTGAATCTAG GAGGCTGTGGCAGCATGTGACAGAGTCTCTGCGGGATGGAGACATCGATAAGGCTACAGAGCACAAGCGAGCCCTGGAAGAACGGCAGAGGAATGAAGAGAGACTTCGTGCTGAAACAGAAACACCTTGGTGTACCAAATACTTCCTTAAAGAT
- the OSBPL11 gene encoding oxysterol-binding protein-related protein 11 isoform X3: MQGADPAAAMKGPEGEGKTEPLPAAAGQSGGGSRSGGGRGGNKGWQYSDHMENICGYLMKYTNLVTGWQYRYFVLNNDAGLLEYFVNEQSRPLKPRGTLQLAGAVISPSDEDSHTFTVNAASGEQYKLRATDAKERQHWVSRLQICTQHHTEAIGKNNPPLKSRSFSLASQGSANSPGVQRRPSQNAVSFFSVGHHRLPTGKRVPIMQPDHLVDVREMMSQAEGQQRDLIRSIECLPASGHLTSLDQDLLMLKATSMATMNCLNDCFHILQLQHASQQKGSLPAGTTISWLEPKISLANHFKNGAAQNFPAEINKPACVREEQSIAEPCQLTREPEEINPDEELEDICDDKEDDLGAVEEQRSVILHLLSQLKLGMDLTRVVLPTFILEKRSLLEMYADFMSHPDLFVAITNGSSPEERMIRFVEYYLTSFHEGRKGAIAKKPYNPIIGETFHCSWRMPKSIVAIDAGTNSSAHSPSEQETLPKDPEGQAEPDYYTVKFVAEQVSHHPPVSGFYAECVERNMCVNAHVWTKSKFLGMSIGVTMVGEGVLHLLEHGEEYTFSLPCAYARSILTVPWVELGGKVNINCAKTGYSASINFHTKPFYGGKLHRVTGEVKQNMTNTVVCRVQGEWNSVLEFTYSNGETKYVDLTKLSVTRKRVRPLEKQGPFESRRLWQHVTESLRDGDIDKATEHKRALEERQRNEERLRAETETPWCTKYFLKDGDGWVYHKPLWKTVSAAQTQQTDSN, from the exons TGAtcacatggaaaatatttgtgGCTACTTAATGAAATACACCAATCTTGTCACTGGCTGGCAATATCG GTATTTTGTGTTAAACAATGATGCTGGCCTGCTGGAGTACTTTGTGAATGAGCAATCTAGACCTCTAAAGCCCAGAGGTACCCTGCAGCTGGCTGGAGCTGTCATTTCACCCAGTGATGAAGACTCTCACACCTTCACGGTCAACGCTGCCAGCGGGGAGCAGTATAAACTAAGAG CTACAGATGCTAAAGAGCGGCAGCACTGGGTTAGCAGGCTCCAGATATGCACACAGCATCACACAGAAGCTATTGGAAAG AACAACCCTCCTCTGAAATCTCGCAGCTTCTCTCTTGCATCCCAAGGAAGTGCCAACTCTCCTGGTGTGCAGAGAAGACCCAGTCAAAATGCAGTTTCCTTCTTCAGTGTTGGACATCACAGATTGCCAACGGGAAAAAGAGTTCCCATTATGCAGCCAGATCACCTTGTAGATGTTAGAGAG ATGATGTCTCAGGCTGAGGGCCAGCAGAGAGACTTGATCAGGAGCATAGAATGCCTTCCTGCCTCCGGTCACCTTACATCCTTGGATCAAGACCTACTGATGCTCAAAGCAACTTCCATGGCAACCATGAACTGCTTAAATGACTGTTTCCATATTCTCCAGTTACAACATGCTTCTCAGCAAAAGGGATCCTTACCAGCAG GAACGACAATCAGTTGGTTGGAACCAAAGATCTCCCTGGCAAACCACTTCAAAAATGGAGCAGCTCAGAATTTCCCAGCAGAGATAAACAAGCCAGCATGTGTCAGAGAAGAGCAGTCCATtgcagagccctgccagctaACAAGG GAACCTGAAGAAATAAATCCAGATGAGGAGCTGGAGGATATCTGTGATGATAAAGAAGATGACCTAGGAGCAGTGGAGGAACAGCGCAGTGTTATCTTGCATCTTTTGTCTCAGCTGAAACTTGGCATGGACTTAACAAGA gtGGTTCTTCCCACTTTCATTCTGGAGAAGCGGTCGTTGCTGGAGATGTACGCGGACTTCATGTCCCACCCCGATCTCTTCGTCGCCATCACGAACGGCAGCAGCCCCGAGGAGAGGATGATCCGCTTTGTGGAGTATTACCTCACCTCCTTCCACGAGGGCCGCAAGGGAGCCATTGCCAAGAAGCCCTACAACCCCATCATCGGGGAGACCTTCCACTGCTCCTGGAGGATGCCCAAGAGCATCGTGGCCATCGATGCTGGCACCAACTCCTCTGCTCACTCCCCCTCGGAGCAAGAAACTCTGCCTAAAGATCCGGAAGGGCAAGCGGAGCCGGACTATTACACAGTGAAATTCGTAGCTGAGCAAGTGTCCCATCATCCCCCTGTCTCGGGGTTTTATGCTGAGTGTGTAGAGAGGAACATGTGTGTCAACGCCCACGTCTGGACAAAAAGTAAATTCCTAGGAATGTCAATAGGAGTGACGATGGTTGGCGAGG GTGTCTTACACCTCTTGGAACATGGGGAAGAATACACTTTCTCTCTGCCCTGTGCATATGCCCGCTCAATTTTAACTGTTCCTTGGGTAGAGCTGGGAGGAAAAGTCAACATTAACTGTGCAAAAACTGGGTATTCTGCAAGTATTAACTTTCATACCAAGCCCTTCTACGGTGGCAAGTTGCATAG AGTCACAGGTGAAGTGAAGCAGAACATGACGAACACGGTGGTGTGCAGAGTGCAGGGGGAGTGGAACAGTGTGCTTGAGTTCACCTACAGCAATGGGGAGACCAAATATGTGGACTTGACAAAGCTCTCTGTGACAAGAAAACGAGTCCGGCCCCTGGAGAAGCAAGGCCCCTTTGAATCTAG GAGGCTGTGGCAGCATGTGACAGAGTCTCTGCGGGATGGAGACATCGATAAGGCTACAGAGCACAAGCGAGCCCTGGAAGAACGGCAGAGGAATGAAGAGAGACTTCGTGCTGAAACAGAAACACCTTGGTGTACCAAATACTTCCTTAAAGAT
- the OSBPL11 gene encoding oxysterol-binding protein-related protein 11 isoform X2: MENICGYLMKYTNLVTGWQYRYFVLNNDAGLLEYFVNEQSRPLKPRGTLQLAGAVISPSDEDSHTFTVNAASGEQYKLRATDAKERQHWVSRLQICTQHHTEAIGKNNPPLKSRSFSLASQGSANSPGVQRRPSQNAVSFFSVGHHRLPTGKRVPIMQPDHLVDVREMMSQAEGQQRDLIRSIECLPASGHLTSLDQDLLMLKATSMATMNCLNDCFHILQLQHASQQKGSLPAGTTISWLEPKISLANHFKNGAAQNFPAEINKPACVREEQSIAEPCQLTREPEEINPDEELEDICDDKEDDLGAVEEQRSVILHLLSQLKLGMDLTRVVLPTFILEKRSLLEMYADFMSHPDLFVAITNGSSPEERMIRFVEYYLTSFHEGRKGAIAKKPYNPIIGETFHCSWRMPKSIVAIDAGTNSSAHSPSEQETLPKDPEGQAEPDYYTVKFVAEQVSHHPPVSGFYAECVERNMCVNAHVWTKSKFLGMSIGVTMVGEGVLHLLEHGEEYTFSLPCAYARSILTVPWVELGGKVNINCAKTGYSASINFHTKPFYGGKLHRVTGEVKQNMTNTVVCRVQGEWNSVLEFTYSNGETKYVDLTKLSVTRKRVRPLEKQGPFESRRLWQHVTESLRDGDIDKATEHKRALEERQRNEERLRAETETPWCTKYFLKDGDGWVYHKPLWKTVSAAQTQQTDSN; the protein is encoded by the exons atggaaaatatttgtgGCTACTTAATGAAATACACCAATCTTGTCACTGGCTGGCAATATCG GTATTTTGTGTTAAACAATGATGCTGGCCTGCTGGAGTACTTTGTGAATGAGCAATCTAGACCTCTAAAGCCCAGAGGTACCCTGCAGCTGGCTGGAGCTGTCATTTCACCCAGTGATGAAGACTCTCACACCTTCACGGTCAACGCTGCCAGCGGGGAGCAGTATAAACTAAGAG CTACAGATGCTAAAGAGCGGCAGCACTGGGTTAGCAGGCTCCAGATATGCACACAGCATCACACAGAAGCTATTGGAAAG AACAACCCTCCTCTGAAATCTCGCAGCTTCTCTCTTGCATCCCAAGGAAGTGCCAACTCTCCTGGTGTGCAGAGAAGACCCAGTCAAAATGCAGTTTCCTTCTTCAGTGTTGGACATCACAGATTGCCAACGGGAAAAAGAGTTCCCATTATGCAGCCAGATCACCTTGTAGATGTTAGAGAG ATGATGTCTCAGGCTGAGGGCCAGCAGAGAGACTTGATCAGGAGCATAGAATGCCTTCCTGCCTCCGGTCACCTTACATCCTTGGATCAAGACCTACTGATGCTCAAAGCAACTTCCATGGCAACCATGAACTGCTTAAATGACTGTTTCCATATTCTCCAGTTACAACATGCTTCTCAGCAAAAGGGATCCTTACCAGCAG GAACGACAATCAGTTGGTTGGAACCAAAGATCTCCCTGGCAAACCACTTCAAAAATGGAGCAGCTCAGAATTTCCCAGCAGAGATAAACAAGCCAGCATGTGTCAGAGAAGAGCAGTCCATtgcagagccctgccagctaACAAGG GAACCTGAAGAAATAAATCCAGATGAGGAGCTGGAGGATATCTGTGATGATAAAGAAGATGACCTAGGAGCAGTGGAGGAACAGCGCAGTGTTATCTTGCATCTTTTGTCTCAGCTGAAACTTGGCATGGACTTAACAAGA gtGGTTCTTCCCACTTTCATTCTGGAGAAGCGGTCGTTGCTGGAGATGTACGCGGACTTCATGTCCCACCCCGATCTCTTCGTCGCCATCACGAACGGCAGCAGCCCCGAGGAGAGGATGATCCGCTTTGTGGAGTATTACCTCACCTCCTTCCACGAGGGCCGCAAGGGAGCCATTGCCAAGAAGCCCTACAACCCCATCATCGGGGAGACCTTCCACTGCTCCTGGAGGATGCCCAAGAGCATCGTGGCCATCGATGCTGGCACCAACTCCTCTGCTCACTCCCCCTCGGAGCAAGAAACTCTGCCTAAAGATCCGGAAGGGCAAGCGGAGCCGGACTATTACACAGTGAAATTCGTAGCTGAGCAAGTGTCCCATCATCCCCCTGTCTCGGGGTTTTATGCTGAGTGTGTAGAGAGGAACATGTGTGTCAACGCCCACGTCTGGACAAAAAGTAAATTCCTAGGAATGTCAATAGGAGTGACGATGGTTGGCGAGG GTGTCTTACACCTCTTGGAACATGGGGAAGAATACACTTTCTCTCTGCCCTGTGCATATGCCCGCTCAATTTTAACTGTTCCTTGGGTAGAGCTGGGAGGAAAAGTCAACATTAACTGTGCAAAAACTGGGTATTCTGCAAGTATTAACTTTCATACCAAGCCCTTCTACGGTGGCAAGTTGCATAG AGTCACAGGTGAAGTGAAGCAGAACATGACGAACACGGTGGTGTGCAGAGTGCAGGGGGAGTGGAACAGTGTGCTTGAGTTCACCTACAGCAATGGGGAGACCAAATATGTGGACTTGACAAAGCTCTCTGTGACAAGAAAACGAGTCCGGCCCCTGGAGAAGCAAGGCCCCTTTGAATCTAG GAGGCTGTGGCAGCATGTGACAGAGTCTCTGCGGGATGGAGACATCGATAAGGCTACAGAGCACAAGCGAGCCCTGGAAGAACGGCAGAGGAATGAAGAGAGACTTCGTGCTGAAACAGAAACACCTTGGTGTACCAAATACTTCCTTAAAGAT